In the genome of Christensenella timonensis, one region contains:
- a CDS encoding DUF3801 domain-containing protein, giving the protein MEGEAARFIFQGTEIVMQMGRGAGKIMVFLAAALKKRKIYRGETSLKKILRMGEPVMIGSIPKERMEEFLSHIKEYSLIYAAVDNPEQNAVDIMFPTRDLAKFNQIAKRIGVTVDSNQMAEATVTEVRDSTKEKLERNAAILDAPEPAPSNCKISDMDIETIQETIGEINRNNSDAYTPDNWKAYLEMQAVLYDFSSKNKNIIYETKPDATMVMSKTRWRAIGREIVENADEIVIKRPEKKNGKTEFVDAVVYDVQDTSGKAVGFGAYFEKLSPETLIEVNERFKKKYPVEVSETLGQDALFSPESKKILLKEGLTPEQEFQALQREAIYGRCFKEQGVKYSREDNSFRADSVTYALSVKYGLDTANMDFPQLDEIPVEKTGKLFSDRLSVLKDIAEKKKELKEMIPITKEMDVMTL; this is encoded by the coding sequence ATGGAAGGAGAAGCGGCCAGATTTATATTCCAGGGAACGGAAATCGTCATGCAAATGGGGCGCGGCGCGGGAAAGATTATGGTGTTCCTTGCCGCAGCGTTAAAAAAGCGCAAAATATACAGGGGGGAAACATCCCTGAAAAAGATACTGCGTATGGGCGAACCCGTGATGATCGGCAGCATACCAAAGGAACGGATGGAAGAATTTTTGAGCCATATCAAGGAGTATAGCCTTATCTATGCAGCCGTAGATAACCCGGAGCAGAATGCGGTGGATATCATGTTCCCCACAAGGGATTTAGCAAAATTCAACCAGATCGCTAAACGTATCGGCGTCACCGTAGACAGTAATCAAATGGCGGAAGCAACGGTAACGGAGGTGCGCGACAGCACGAAGGAAAAGCTGGAGCGCAATGCGGCAATCCTCGATGCGCCGGAGCCTGCCCCATCAAACTGCAAGATCAGCGATATGGATATCGAGACGATTCAGGAAACCATTGGAGAGATCAACCGAAACAACAGTGATGCGTATACGCCGGACAACTGGAAAGCATATCTTGAGATGCAGGCTGTGTTATACGATTTTTCAAGCAAAAACAAAAACATCATCTACGAAACAAAGCCTGACGCCACGATGGTCATGTCCAAAACCCGTTGGCGGGCGATTGGCCGGGAAATCGTGGAAAATGCGGATGAGATCGTTATCAAGAGACCGGAAAAGAAAAATGGGAAAACGGAATTTGTGGATGCGGTTGTTTACGACGTACAGGACACGTCCGGTAAGGCTGTAGGATTTGGGGCATATTTTGAAAAACTCTCGCCGGAAACGCTTATCGAAGTAAACGAACGGTTCAAGAAAAAATATCCGGTGGAGGTTTCCGAAACACTAGGGCAGGACGCTTTGTTTTCACCGGAATCAAAAAAGATATTGCTGAAAGAAGGGCTTACGCCGGAGCAGGAATTCCAGGCGTTGCAGCGTGAAGCGATCTATGGGCGGTGTTTTAAGGAGCAGGGGGTGAAATACTCGCGGGAAGATAATTCGTTCCGCGCGGACAGCGTTACCTATGCCCTGTCCGTCAAGTATGGCCTTGATACCGCGAACATGGATTTTCCGCAGCTTGATGAAATACCAGTGGAGAAAACGGGCAAGCTGTTCTCAGACAGGTTGAGCGTCCTGAAAGATATTGCGGAGAAGAAAAAAGAACTCAAGGAAATGATTCCGATCACAAAAGAGATGGACGTGATGACACTGTGA
- a CDS encoding VirD4-like conjugal transfer protein, CD1115 family: MDKKTLKSSVIMWGVLLGGMLWFAVKLAMSYEIGITFEQFKQNFMVNAANIFYFKAAGHTAAFVVVVVVIWLVLLSNYLFRAGLYMHGKEHGSAGFANLRELQRKYVQDENIILSQNLSIGLDMYRHQHNLNILVVGGSGNGKGRGFCIPGLVSSTPNLSYVCSDPKGEALRSTGHALEKMGYEVRVLNLIDMKNSMRYNPFRYLRKDSDVISLITNFIQNTTPKDAHSSDPFWEKAQIALLQALMFYLWYEAPSNEQNFAMMAEMLRYAEVREKDENHKSPLDMLFEELKHKNPNHIACRQYDMYKLAAGKTAKSILVMAGVSLSLFGIEEVIDLTSEDELHFSDLAEKKIALFCITSDCDPSFDWLASMLYTQMFQELEYIADSRPDGRLARHVRFILDEYANISISSGQSNDGGQKVLSTCRSRNFSMNIVIQNIAQLKGLFKDTWENITGCCDVMLYLGGNEQSTHKYVAEELSKATIRYDTFGKSANNLNTNINITGRELMTPGEIRELDRRDCIVLIANEKPIIDRKYDLMKHPNIRLAQQGGAPPYYYRRDRNKAA, from the coding sequence ATGGACAAAAAGACGCTGAAATCGTCGGTCATCATGTGGGGCGTGCTGCTCGGCGGGATGTTGTGGTTCGCCGTGAAGCTCGCTATGAGCTATGAGATAGGGATCACATTTGAACAGTTCAAACAAAATTTCATGGTGAACGCCGCAAATATATTCTACTTCAAAGCCGCCGGGCATACGGCGGCTTTTGTAGTTGTGGTGGTCGTTATATGGCTTGTATTGCTGTCAAACTACCTTTTTCGCGCCGGTCTGTATATGCACGGCAAAGAGCATGGCAGCGCGGGGTTTGCCAATCTCAGGGAATTGCAGCGCAAATATGTTCAGGATGAAAATATCATCCTGTCACAAAACCTTTCTATTGGATTGGATATGTACCGCCACCAACACAATCTCAATATTTTAGTGGTGGGCGGGAGCGGAAACGGGAAAGGACGGGGATTTTGTATACCGGGATTGGTCTCGAGCACCCCCAATTTAAGCTACGTTTGCTCCGATCCGAAGGGGGAAGCGCTGCGGAGTACGGGCCATGCCCTTGAAAAAATGGGATATGAGGTTAGGGTGTTAAACCTCATAGATATGAAAAACTCCATGCGGTACAATCCATTCCGGTACTTACGAAAGGACAGCGACGTTATTTCCCTTATAACGAATTTCATACAGAACACCACACCGAAGGATGCGCACAGTTCTGATCCCTTTTGGGAAAAAGCACAAATCGCGCTGCTTCAAGCCCTTATGTTCTACCTATGGTACGAAGCGCCGAGCAACGAACAGAATTTTGCGATGATGGCTGAAATGCTGCGGTATGCGGAGGTACGTGAAAAGGATGAGAACCATAAAAGCCCGTTGGATATGCTGTTTGAGGAATTGAAGCACAAGAACCCAAACCACATTGCCTGCCGTCAATATGATATGTACAAGCTTGCGGCGGGAAAAACGGCGAAATCGATCCTTGTCATGGCGGGTGTGTCGCTTTCCCTCTTTGGGATCGAGGAAGTTATTGACCTGACTTCGGAGGATGAACTGCATTTCAGTGACCTCGCGGAAAAAAAGATTGCGCTATTCTGCATTACCTCAGACTGCGATCCGTCCTTTGACTGGCTTGCCAGTATGCTCTATACACAGATGTTTCAGGAGCTTGAGTACATTGCGGACAGCAGGCCGGACGGACGGCTTGCCCGCCATGTGCGGTTCATTTTAGATGAGTACGCCAATATCTCGATTTCCTCCGGGCAGTCGAACGACGGCGGACAAAAGGTACTTTCAACGTGCCGCAGCAGGAATTTCAGTATGAATATCGTGATTCAAAACATAGCGCAGCTCAAAGGATTGTTCAAGGACACATGGGAGAACATCACAGGATGTTGTGACGTGATGCTCTACCTTGGAGGAAACGAACAGAGCACCCATAAGTATGTAGCCGAGGAACTATCAAAGGCTACGATCCGCTACGACACATTTGGGAAATCCGCGAACAACCTGAATACCAATATCAATATCACGGGGCGCGAGCTTATGACGCCCGGTGAGATAAGGGAGCTTGACCGCAGAGATTGTATCGTCCTGATCGCAAATGAAAAACCCATAATCGACAGGAAATACGACCTGATGAAGCACCCGAACATCCGCCTTGCACAGCAGGGCGGCGCCCCGCCGTATTATTACAGGCGGGATCGAAACAAAGCTGCCTGA
- a CDS encoding phosphoadenosine phosphosulfate reductase family protein, which yields MARVKHEVHYNVTSVDPPELVRFIKAIPEVRMDIPHYKDGSGPITMWNLIPRKMIPPTRLVRYCCEKLKESGGQGRLTVTGVRWDESLNRKKGHGVITEMTGSKKNRGLVLNDDNDEARRMVEMCYRTSKTILNPIVDWTDADVWEFIRAENIPYCGLYDEGYKRLGCIGCPMSTRQEQELEQYPKYKELYLKAFERMLKARKQNGKDDLTKENWSSPEGVYLWWLGKIPRTPHGQLYFDI from the coding sequence ATGGCGAGGGTAAAGCATGAGGTTCATTACAATGTTACATCTGTCGATCCTCCGGAGTTGGTACGATTCATCAAAGCGATACCGGAGGTCAGAATGGATATCCCGCACTATAAGGACGGAAGCGGCCCCATTACCATGTGGAACCTGATACCGAGAAAGATGATACCGCCTACCCGTTTAGTCCGGTATTGCTGCGAGAAATTGAAAGAATCAGGCGGGCAAGGACGGCTTACAGTTACCGGCGTCAGGTGGGATGAAAGCCTGAACCGAAAAAAGGGGCATGGCGTTATCACAGAAATGACGGGCAGCAAGAAGAACCGTGGGCTGGTGCTGAATGATGATAACGACGAAGCACGGCGCATGGTTGAGATGTGCTACCGAACCTCAAAGACGATTTTGAACCCCATCGTCGATTGGACGGACGCCGACGTATGGGAGTTCATTCGTGCAGAGAATATTCCGTATTGTGGACTATACGACGAAGGATATAAGCGGCTCGGCTGTATCGGCTGCCCTATGTCAACCAGGCAGGAACAGGAACTGGAGCAATATCCAAAATACAAAGAACTTTACCTGAAAGCCTTTGAACGTATGCTCAAGGCGAGAAAGCAAAACGGAAAGGATGACTTGACAAAGGAGAATTGGTCGTCACCGGAAGGGGTTTATCTTTGGTGGCTTGGAAAAATTCCGAGAACTCCCCACGGTCAATTATACTTTGACATTTAA
- a CDS encoding TrbC/VirB2 family protein: MKRRKNLKIVVMVVVMLTIIFFAQTAFAVDIQQGMDPLEAMNNLVDFILSIVTVVGVIALIWGGVQLALALKSQDASQRTNAILFLAGGAIMVGIKFVLQAIGVSV; encoded by the coding sequence ATGAAAAGAAGAAAAAACTTAAAGATTGTTGTTATGGTGGTCGTTATGCTGACCATCATTTTTTTTGCCCAAACAGCGTTTGCAGTAGATATTCAACAGGGGATGGACCCACTTGAAGCGATGAACAACCTTGTGGATTTCATCCTTTCAATCGTGACCGTCGTGGGCGTCATTGCCCTTATATGGGGCGGTGTGCAGCTCGCGCTTGCGCTGAAATCACAGGACGCTTCACAGCGTACCAATGCGATCCTGTTCCTAGCGGGCGGCGCAATTATGGTCGGAATCAAGTTCGTGCTGCAGGCGATTGGAGTATCGGTATGA
- a CDS encoding C40 family peptidase yields MQDKQEQAKRIVRGIHAKHARNIQLSPSVMNREEELQKMRPQGMVKGGLRNTQAALGLVKKKMAMEHYDLAPEQAVGKELSEDTKAAANTVGGMARDILSRQIGKAHGSSKETVAVSPKTPSHTPNTGKTAAIVRREQAKRAVRRETQKAAVKTAKNTAKKTAKKIAKSGANTVRGGISFVAKIPFIGLPILIAVLLVFIVANIMIAVSSSPPGIFFSDNEENPNKVKSIVEQVGNEWFGELAAKRQEYEAQGYTVDVSYGADIGDEGGRVDNWVDCLALYAVISNDSSNAPIGFSDADIQEIRDLYFKMNPITVNIWTEEPEATATTDAQRSTRVLASTSPTVQAGMHAELNVTNLRYIQMLDEYDLTEEQKEMVKFLVSSENAPLWRKLGVDYFGMTDAEIGNISDIVKNLPKGTLGGDIVEAAFTRIGDPYSMELRGQGNYIDCSGLTQWAYAQAGIELPATAADQAKYCVDNEKVIDESQLQAGDLIFWSYPNSSRVKKRFMAIGHVAIYVGDGMMIEAAPSAGGVVYREVSVQGTPFMYGRPYV; encoded by the coding sequence TTGCAGGATAAGCAGGAACAGGCAAAACGTATCGTGCGCGGTATCCATGCGAAACATGCGCGGAATATACAGCTTTCCCCAAGTGTCATGAACCGCGAAGAAGAACTACAAAAGATGCGGCCCCAAGGCATGGTAAAGGGCGGCTTGCGTAATACGCAGGCCGCCCTCGGCCTTGTGAAGAAAAAAATGGCGATGGAGCATTACGATTTGGCGCCCGAGCAGGCAGTGGGGAAAGAGCTTTCGGAAGATACAAAAGCAGCGGCAAATACTGTAGGCGGAATGGCGCGGGATATATTGTCCCGGCAAATTGGCAAAGCACATGGCAGCAGTAAAGAAACTGTTGCTGTGTCTCCAAAAACACCTTCCCATACGCCGAACACAGGAAAAACCGCAGCAATCGTTCGTAGGGAGCAGGCAAAAAGGGCTGTCAGGAGGGAAACGCAAAAAGCGGCGGTCAAGACTGCAAAGAACACAGCGAAAAAGACGGCGAAGAAAATTGCGAAAAGCGGTGCGAACACCGTGCGCGGCGGGATATCCTTTGTGGCAAAGATACCCTTTATCGGGTTGCCAATCTTGATCGCCGTACTTTTGGTATTTATCGTTGCGAACATCATGATCGCGGTCTCATCATCTCCACCGGGGATATTTTTCTCGGATAATGAGGAAAATCCGAATAAGGTAAAAAGTATTGTGGAACAGGTAGGGAACGAATGGTTTGGAGAGCTTGCGGCAAAACGGCAGGAATATGAGGCTCAGGGGTATACCGTTGACGTCAGCTATGGCGCGGATATTGGCGATGAAGGGGGCAGGGTAGATAATTGGGTGGATTGCCTTGCGCTCTACGCTGTCATCTCAAATGACAGCAGCAACGCGCCGATTGGGTTCAGCGATGCGGATATTCAGGAGATACGGGACTTGTATTTCAAAATGAACCCAATCACAGTAAATATTTGGACAGAAGAACCGGAAGCTACTGCTACAACAGACGCACAGCGCAGTACCCGTGTTCTTGCTTCCACTTCGCCTACGGTGCAGGCAGGTATGCACGCTGAACTCAATGTGACGAACCTGCGGTATATACAGATGCTTGATGAGTATGACCTGACAGAAGAACAAAAGGAAATGGTCAAATTTCTTGTGAGCAGCGAGAATGCCCCTTTGTGGCGCAAATTGGGAGTGGATTACTTTGGAATGACGGACGCCGAAATTGGGAATATATCTGATATTGTGAAGAACCTCCCAAAAGGAACGCTTGGCGGGGATATTGTGGAAGCCGCGTTTACGAGGATAGGGGATCCTTACAGCATGGAATTGCGCGGACAGGGAAACTATATTGACTGTTCCGGTTTAACGCAATGGGCATATGCGCAAGCTGGGATCGAGCTTCCCGCAACTGCGGCAGACCAGGCAAAATATTGCGTGGATAATGAGAAGGTGATCGACGAGAGCCAGTTACAGGCAGGCGACCTTATTTTCTGGTCTTATCCAAACAGCAGCAGGGTAAAAAAGCGGTTTATGGCGATTGGACACGTCGCTATTTACGTTGGTGACGGAATGATGATAGAAGCCGCACCCTCGGCAGGCGGCGTCGTATACCGAGAAGTATCCGTACAGGGAACGCCGTTTATGTACGGCAGGCCGTATGTGTAA
- a CDS encoding VirB4-like conjugal transfer ATPase, CD1110 family, translating into MAQWKPKQSKPVYKRPKSVQKSIPIKAVHKNGIFEHNGTFSMTGRFLDVNYQAASPEEQKYIFAGYQELLKSFDIDELMKITLVNKKVNEATLHGDMFLPLKSDGFDEYREEINSINRRRATEGTNNIVQEKYITVTTQRKKAEDAQPWFTRMESTLKGALSKVGSNFERVGTEDRLKIFYDFFRAGEEMQFHIDRELIEKRGHNVRDYIAPDGMEFHSNYFKIGKRYGRVLFLGEYPAYLRDTLITELMNLPKEMMLSIDMISKSREDSLQQVQRKLLSVETEIGSSTKKANEQGNYNATVPPRLEEKRNGLTEIIRLIREYDQRIVWAQVNLFHMADSLRELDNDTEALIAVGQGYMCRFQTAMYRQEQGLNTVLPYGLWYMDSLRTLTTENAATLMPFVSQEIWDKGGICYGQNMMTKHLIVADKRKNNSPHSVYLGSTGSGKSMCYKNEVINLILKTTEDDVIILDPEREAFPLVRLLKGEFIHLSAGSKMRINALDMMQYVEKGDDPVAIKCEFILTLIEMAIGKDYISPKQQTIIDRCSRRLLTNVANGRRKKQVTLKDLYELIKKQPEDEAQDLAACLELYVLGSLNMFAQQTNVDTKSRLLCYDIRDLGEKLKPLAMLIVLDAIQNRVALNRSLGKRTWVYIDEFWWMYRQEYTGKAADALYRRMRKYGCGICSISQNISSLIQSEYGRDMISNSEFLMLFKQAESDRNALGELLNLSERQMDYLSNAEAGCGLMRCGSVVVPFDGRFDKDTKLYQAMTTKIEEVDTFAG; encoded by the coding sequence ATGGCACAGTGGAAACCAAAGCAGAGTAAGCCCGTATATAAAAGACCGAAATCCGTACAAAAAAGTATTCCGATCAAGGCCGTTCATAAGAACGGTATTTTTGAACACAACGGCACTTTTTCGATGACCGGACGGTTTCTGGATGTAAACTACCAGGCGGCGTCACCGGAGGAACAGAAATACATCTTTGCGGGATACCAGGAGCTTCTAAAGTCCTTTGATATCGACGAGCTGATGAAGATAACGCTCGTAAACAAAAAGGTCAATGAGGCGACGCTGCATGGGGATATGTTTTTGCCGCTCAAAAGCGATGGGTTCGATGAATACCGCGAGGAAATAAACAGCATAAACCGGCGGCGCGCGACGGAAGGAACAAACAATATTGTGCAGGAGAAATATATCACGGTCACGACGCAAAGGAAGAAAGCCGAGGATGCGCAGCCGTGGTTCACACGTATGGAAAGCACCCTCAAAGGCGCGCTTTCCAAGGTGGGCAGCAACTTTGAACGCGTGGGTACAGAGGACCGCCTGAAAATCTTTTATGATTTTTTCCGCGCGGGAGAGGAAATGCAATTCCATATAGACCGGGAGTTGATCGAAAAACGGGGACATAATGTGAGGGATTATATTGCGCCGGACGGTATGGAATTTCACAGCAACTATTTTAAAATCGGGAAACGGTACGGACGCGTCCTGTTTTTGGGCGAATACCCCGCGTATTTGCGGGATACGCTTATTACCGAACTCATGAACCTGCCGAAAGAAATGATGCTTTCCATCGATATGATCTCGAAATCCCGGGAGGATTCCTTGCAGCAGGTACAAAGGAAATTGCTTTCCGTGGAAACGGAAATTGGCAGCTCCACGAAAAAAGCGAACGAGCAGGGCAACTACAACGCCACGGTCCCGCCCCGTCTGGAGGAAAAGCGCAACGGGCTTACGGAGATCATCAGGCTGATCCGGGAATACGACCAACGGATCGTATGGGCGCAGGTCAACCTTTTCCATATGGCTGATTCGCTGCGTGAACTGGATAACGACACGGAAGCCCTCATTGCGGTTGGACAGGGATATATGTGCCGGTTCCAGACCGCCATGTACCGACAGGAGCAGGGGCTTAATACGGTTCTTCCCTATGGACTTTGGTATATGGATTCGCTGCGTACCCTTACGACAGAAAATGCGGCAACCCTGATGCCCTTCGTATCGCAGGAAATATGGGACAAAGGCGGAATATGCTACGGGCAGAACATGATGACCAAGCACTTGATTGTTGCGGACAAAAGAAAGAACAATTCGCCCCATTCCGTGTATCTTGGCAGCACGGGGAGCGGAAAATCCATGTGTTACAAGAACGAAGTGATTAACCTGATCCTGAAAACGACAGAGGACGATGTGATTATTTTGGATCCGGAACGTGAAGCGTTTCCGCTTGTGAGACTGCTGAAAGGAGAGTTTATCCACCTCTCGGCAGGTTCAAAAATGCGCATAAACGCACTGGATATGATGCAGTATGTGGAAAAGGGCGATGATCCGGTAGCGATCAAGTGCGAGTTCATTTTGACGCTGATCGAAATGGCGATTGGCAAAGACTACATCAGCCCAAAACAGCAGACGATCATAGACAGGTGTTCGCGCCGATTGCTGACAAACGTAGCAAATGGGCGCAGGAAAAAGCAGGTTACGCTAAAGGACCTGTATGAACTGATTAAAAAGCAGCCGGAGGATGAGGCGCAGGATCTCGCTGCCTGTCTGGAACTGTACGTCTTGGGTTCGCTCAATATGTTTGCGCAGCAGACCAATGTAGATACGAAATCCCGGCTTCTTTGCTACGATATCCGCGACCTTGGGGAAAAGCTGAAACCGCTTGCAATGCTGATCGTACTGGACGCGATCCAAAACCGCGTGGCGCTAAACCGTTCGCTCGGTAAACGTACATGGGTATACATTGACGAATTTTGGTGGATGTACCGCCAGGAATATACAGGAAAAGCGGCGGACGCCCTGTATCGCAGGATGCGAAAATATGGATGCGGTATTTGTTCGATCAGCCAAAATATTTCATCGCTGATCCAATCTGAATATGGCAGGGATATGATTTCCAATTCGGAATTCCTTATGCTGTTCAAGCAAGCCGAATCAGACCGGAACGCCCTTGGCGAATTACTGAACCTGTCCGAACGGCAAATGGACTATCTATCAAACGCGGAAGCAGGCTGCGGGTTGATGCGGTGCGGCTCGGTTGTCGTACCCTTTGACGGCAGGTTTGACAAGGATACGAAGCTCTACCAGGCAATGACAACCAAGATCGAGGAGGTGGATACATTTGCAGGATAA
- a CDS encoding PrgI family protein, with amino-acid sequence METTVITDISEYKENILAGMNGRQLALSIIGIIIIILSYTTVTKYLPLQAASYLAIGLGLPCFLFAFARPHKMRLEQFLMIWLESELLSFRKRWYISENRLYEAISENDTQKKEKKTHGTVETKAE; translated from the coding sequence ATGGAAACTACAGTGATTACAGATATATCCGAATATAAGGAAAACATACTTGCGGGGATGAACGGGAGGCAGCTTGCCCTCAGCATCATAGGGATCATTATTATCATTCTGTCCTATACGACAGTGACAAAATACCTGCCTTTGCAGGCCGCAAGCTATTTGGCGATAGGGCTTGGCCTCCCGTGCTTCCTGTTTGCCTTTGCGCGGCCACATAAAATGCGGCTTGAACAATTTCTTATGATCTGGCTGGAGAGCGAACTGCTGTCCTTCAGGAAGCGGTGGTACATCTCGGAGAACAGGTTGTATGAAGCAATCTCGGAAAACGACACTCAAAAGAAGGAGAAGAAAACACATGGCACAGTGGAAACCAAAGCAGAGTAA